A window from Bordetella petrii encodes these proteins:
- the yihA gene encoding ribosome biogenesis GTP-binding protein YihA/YsxC, producing MSLLHRASFFVSAARLDQLPAPGAPEVCFVGRSNAGKSSAINVLCNQRRLAFSSKTPGRTRLINLFGLPDPLAPEQPLGFLVDLPGYGYASVAYKEKEKWADVLGGYLRDRSSLAGIVLIIDIRRGVTDLDRRLADFIAPTGRPVLALLTKADKLPYGQRQRTVFAVRKDLADIGALHTVPFSATERIGLAEATQYIENWISPKVVP from the coding sequence GTGTCCCTTCTGCATCGCGCCTCTTTCTTTGTCTCGGCAGCCCGCCTGGATCAGCTGCCCGCCCCCGGCGCGCCCGAAGTCTGCTTCGTGGGCCGCTCCAATGCCGGCAAGTCCTCGGCCATCAACGTGCTGTGCAACCAGCGCCGCCTGGCCTTTTCCAGCAAGACGCCCGGGCGCACCCGCCTGATCAACCTGTTCGGCCTGCCCGACCCCCTGGCGCCCGAACAGCCGCTGGGCTTCCTGGTCGACCTGCCCGGCTACGGCTATGCCTCGGTGGCCTACAAAGAAAAGGAAAAGTGGGCCGATGTCCTGGGCGGATACCTGCGCGACCGCTCGTCGCTGGCGGGCATCGTGCTCATCATCGACATCCGCCGCGGCGTCACCGACCTCGACCGCCGCCTGGCCGATTTCATCGCCCCCACCGGCCGCCCGGTGCTGGCCCTGCTGACCAAGGCCGACAAGCTGCCTTATGGGCAGCGCCAGCGCACCGTATTCGCTGTGCGCAAAGACCTGGCCGACATCGGCGCGCTGCACACCGTGCCCTTCTCGGCCACCGAACGCATCGGGCTGGCCGAAGCCACCCAATACATCGAGAACTGGATTTCTCCCAAGGTAGTGCCATGA
- the cyaY gene encoding iron donor protein CyaY, which yields MTETEFLALVDQVLDSIESQADDWAASQDVDIETSRSGNVLTLVFEDGTHVVVNSQAAMQEIWLAARSGGFHYRYDGQHWNDTRGGPPLPDALSQICSEAAGVPVAVRL from the coding sequence ATGACTGAAACCGAATTCCTTGCGTTGGTCGACCAAGTACTGGACAGCATCGAAAGCCAGGCCGACGACTGGGCGGCCTCGCAGGACGTCGATATCGAGACCAGCCGCAGCGGCAACGTGCTGACGCTGGTTTTCGAAGACGGCACCCACGTGGTCGTCAACAGCCAGGCCGCCATGCAAGAGATCTGGCTTGCCGCCCGCAGCGGCGGGTTCCACTATCGCTATGACGGCCAGCACTGGAACGACACCCGGGGCGGCCCGCCGCTGCCCGACGCGCTGTCGCAGATCTGCTCTGAAGCCGCCGGCGTGCCGGTGGCCGTGCGGCTGTAA
- the dsbD gene encoding protein-disulfide reductase DsbD — protein MHQFLVRARPAWRAWLLGCLALLAWAALAWRPAAALTEADFLPPEQAFVFSAAMAGPGTVELRYRIAPGYYMYRERFGLSISPLGAAKLGAPAYPQGDVKYDPTFEKNMEVYHQQVSIAVPVAGQQPFTLTVTSQGCADAGLCYPPADHTVKLVPVAGGYAVDGAPAGADAGGAAAAPGASGAATGLGSLLAAGDLGLADAIGGLGWLKTAGVFWVLGLLLAFTPCVLPMIPILSSIVVGGAGGARPGRWRGLGLAAAYVLGMSVVYTALGVAAGLSGAGLAAWLQTPWVLAAFAAVLAVLALATFGAFDFQMPGSVQGWLAARSAGIPGGRATGALAMGAVSALILGPCVAAPLAGALLYISQTGDVVLGGAALFAMAWGMGVPLLVVGASSGALLPKAGPWMDGVKRLFGMLLLATAWWMLIPIMPTWLQMAGWAFLAIVAAVMLRAFDALPAGAGAPRMFAKGLGLLLALAGVVWLVGAASGGRDVLQPLSHLAQRGGGPAPLASAGPVEFKRVRTSAELDALLAQSTQPVMLDFYADWCVSCREMERFTFSDPAVAGRMSRMLLLQADVTANNADDRELLKRFRLFGPPGILFFEPGGAPIADARVIGFQDAPRFAAVLDRVLAR, from the coding sequence ATGCATCAGTTCCTGGTTCGTGCGCGGCCCGCCTGGCGGGCCTGGTTGTTGGGCTGCCTGGCCCTGCTGGCATGGGCCGCGCTGGCCTGGCGCCCGGCCGCCGCGTTGACCGAAGCCGATTTCCTGCCGCCCGAGCAGGCCTTTGTTTTCAGCGCCGCCATGGCCGGGCCTGGCACCGTGGAGCTGCGGTACCGCATCGCGCCCGGTTATTACATGTACCGCGAACGCTTCGGGCTGTCGATCAGCCCGCTGGGCGCCGCCAAGCTGGGCGCGCCCGCGTATCCCCAGGGCGACGTCAAGTACGACCCCACCTTCGAGAAGAACATGGAGGTGTACCACCAGCAGGTGTCGATCGCCGTGCCGGTGGCCGGTCAGCAGCCCTTTACCCTTACCGTTACCAGCCAGGGCTGCGCCGATGCGGGCCTGTGTTATCCGCCGGCCGACCATACCGTCAAGCTGGTGCCCGTGGCGGGCGGCTACGCCGTCGATGGCGCGCCGGCGGGCGCCGATGCCGGCGGGGCGGCCGCGGCCCCGGGCGCTTCAGGCGCCGCCACCGGGCTGGGCTCGCTGCTGGCCGCGGGCGACCTCGGGCTGGCCGACGCCATTGGCGGGCTGGGCTGGCTCAAGACCGCGGGTGTGTTCTGGGTGCTGGGGCTGTTGCTGGCGTTCACGCCCTGCGTGCTGCCCATGATTCCCATCCTGTCGTCCATCGTGGTGGGGGGTGCGGGCGGCGCGCGCCCCGGCCGCTGGCGCGGCCTGGGGCTGGCGGCCGCCTATGTGCTGGGCATGTCGGTGGTCTACACCGCGCTGGGCGTGGCCGCCGGCCTGAGCGGCGCCGGCCTGGCCGCCTGGCTGCAGACGCCGTGGGTGCTGGCGGCCTTTGCCGCCGTGCTGGCGGTGCTGGCGCTGGCCACCTTCGGCGCTTTTGATTTCCAGATGCCGGGCTCGGTACAAGGCTGGCTGGCGGCCCGCTCGGCGGGCATTCCCGGCGGCCGCGCCACCGGCGCGCTGGCCATGGGCGCGGTTTCGGCGCTGATTCTGGGGCCTTGCGTGGCGGCGCCGCTGGCGGGCGCGCTGCTGTATATCTCGCAAACGGGCGACGTGGTGCTGGGCGGGGCGGCGCTGTTCGCCATGGCCTGGGGCATGGGCGTGCCGCTGCTGGTGGTGGGGGCCTCGTCGGGCGCCCTGCTGCCCAAGGCGGGGCCGTGGATGGACGGCGTCAAGCGCCTGTTCGGCATGCTGCTGCTGGCCACCGCCTGGTGGATGCTGATCCCCATTATGCCTACCTGGCTGCAAATGGCGGGCTGGGCCTTCCTGGCCATTGTGGCGGCGGTGATGCTGCGCGCCTTCGATGCCCTGCCCGCTGGCGCGGGCGCGCCGCGCATGTTCGCCAAGGGCCTGGGCCTGCTGCTGGCGCTGGCCGGGGTGGTATGGCTGGTGGGCGCGGCCAGCGGCGGGCGCGATGTGCTGCAGCCGCTGTCGCATCTGGCGCAGCGTGGCGGCGGGCCGGCGCCGCTGGCGTCCGCCGGTCCGGTGGAATTCAAGCGCGTGCGCACCAGCGCCGAGCTGGATGCCCTGCTGGCGCAGAGCACGCAGCCCGTGATGCTGGATTTCTATGCCGATTGGTGCGTGTCGTGCCGCGAAATGGAGCGCTTCACGTTTTCCGATCCGGCCGTGGCGGGCCGGATGTCGCGCATGCTGCTGCTGCAGGCCGACGTCACGGCGAACAATGCCGATGACCGCGAATTGCTCAAGCGCTTCCGGCTGTTCGGCCCGCCGGGCATCCTGTTTTTCGAGCCGGGCGGGGCGCCCATCGCCGATGCGCGCGTGATCGGCTTCCAGGATGCGCCGCGCTTTGCCGCGGTGCTCGACCGCGTGCTGGCGCGCTAG
- a CDS encoding c-type cytochrome → MKRVLSRMLVASGLMLGASVISSSFAAEGAAAPAKPDATKGAQLFDQGDASRGIVACASCHGAAGNSTIPVNPNLAAQPHEYLAKQLADFQTKQGADKPARNGAGGNPTPMTAMAQNLTPQDISNVALYLAQQPLKQPATAGHEDLVELGRKIWRGGLPERNVPACASCHSANGAGLPAQYPRLAGQFPAYIEEQLKLFRSGDRANNPVMQEIADRMSDADIKAVADYAAGLR, encoded by the coding sequence ATGAAGCGTGTGCTGTCCCGGATGTTGGTAGCAAGCGGGCTGATGCTCGGTGCGTCCGTAATCTCTTCCAGTTTCGCTGCCGAAGGCGCCGCGGCGCCGGCCAAGCCTGACGCGACCAAGGGTGCGCAACTCTTTGACCAGGGCGATGCCTCGCGCGGCATCGTGGCCTGTGCGTCCTGTCATGGCGCGGCGGGCAACAGCACCATTCCCGTCAATCCCAACCTGGCCGCCCAGCCCCACGAATACCTGGCCAAGCAGCTGGCCGACTTCCAGACCAAGCAGGGCGCCGACAAGCCGGCGCGCAACGGCGCGGGCGGCAATCCCACCCCCATGACCGCCATGGCGCAGAACCTGACGCCCCAAGATATCAGCAACGTGGCGCTGTACCTGGCGCAGCAGCCGCTCAAGCAGCCCGCCACCGCCGGCCACGAAGACTTGGTCGAGCTGGGCCGCAAGATCTGGCGCGGCGGCCTGCCCGAGCGCAACGTGCCGGCCTGCGCGTCGTGCCACTCGGCCAACGGCGCCGGCCTGCCGGCCCAGTACCCGCGCCTGGCCGGGCAATTCCCCGCGTACATCGAAGAACAGCTGAAGCTGTTCCGCAGCGGCGACCGCGCCAACAACCCGGTCATGCAGGAAATCGCCGACCGCATGTCGGACGCCGATATCAAGGCCGTGGCCGACTACGCCGCGGGCCTGCGCTAG
- the ccsB gene encoding c-type cytochrome biogenesis protein CcsB, with protein MSASTSSHSSDALWQPALSPTGDARAQRGRPDWTDIVFFLLLTAGAGYALTGYGSAMDYYEKIILCGAVFVLTWLGWLWRPLRRLMIACALAAGLALLLYQNDLARAEQVFFLKYLFSSQSAILWMSALFILATVCYWIGIFSPTAAWLGTALTWGAVFAGVTGMLVRWREGHLMGPDLGHIPVSNLYEVFVLFSLITALFYLYYERKYATRALGGFVLLVISSATVFLLWYAFTRDAAQIQPLVPALKSWWMKLHVPANFIGYGTFSLSAMVGFAYLIKQHGTTTSWVRLAPLFVLGVLLCVEPMVFRTDGLSATWMIYFGVGVVIVGGILLGRRRIAQALPSLEVLDDIMYRAIAVGFAFFTVATILGALWAADAWGAYWQWDPKETWALIVWLNYAAWLHMRLMKGLRGHLAAYWALVGLLVTGFAFLGVNMFLSGLHSYGEL; from the coding sequence ATGTCCGCCAGCACTTCTTCCCATTCGTCCGATGCCTTGTGGCAGCCGGCCCTGTCGCCTACCGGCGATGCGCGCGCGCAGCGCGGCCGCCCCGACTGGACTGACATCGTCTTCTTTCTGCTGCTGACGGCGGGCGCCGGTTATGCGCTGACCGGCTACGGCAGCGCCATGGACTACTACGAGAAGATCATCCTGTGCGGCGCGGTGTTCGTGCTGACCTGGCTGGGCTGGCTGTGGCGGCCCCTGCGGCGCCTGATGATCGCCTGTGCCCTGGCGGCCGGCCTGGCGCTGCTGCTGTACCAGAACGACCTGGCGCGCGCCGAACAGGTGTTTTTCCTGAAATACCTGTTTTCGTCGCAATCGGCCATTTTGTGGATGAGCGCGCTGTTCATCCTGGCCACGGTCTGCTACTGGATCGGCATTTTCAGCCCGACCGCGGCCTGGCTGGGCACCGCCCTGACCTGGGGCGCGGTGTTCGCCGGCGTGACCGGCATGCTGGTGCGCTGGCGCGAAGGCCACCTGATGGGCCCCGACCTGGGCCATATTCCGGTCAGCAACCTGTACGAAGTCTTCGTGCTGTTCTCGCTGATCACGGCGCTGTTCTACCTGTACTACGAACGCAAGTACGCCACGCGCGCGCTGGGCGGCTTCGTGCTGCTGGTGATTTCGTCGGCCACGGTGTTTTTGCTGTGGTACGCCTTCACGCGCGACGCGGCCCAGATCCAGCCCCTGGTGCCGGCCCTGAAAAGCTGGTGGATGAAGCTGCACGTGCCGGCCAATTTCATCGGCTACGGCACTTTCTCGCTGTCGGCCATGGTGGGGTTCGCCTACCTGATCAAGCAGCACGGCACCACGACTTCATGGGTCCGGCTGGCGCCGCTGTTCGTGCTGGGCGTGCTGCTGTGCGTCGAGCCCATGGTGTTCCGCACCGACGGCCTGTCGGCCACCTGGATGATCTACTTCGGCGTGGGCGTGGTCATCGTGGGCGGCATCCTGCTGGGGCGCCGCCGCATCGCCCAGGCGCTGCCGTCGCTGGAAGTGCTGGACGACATCATGTACCGGGCCATTGCCGTCGGCTTCGCGTTCTTCACGGTGGCCACCATTTTGGGGGCGCTGTGGGCCGCCGACGCCTGGGGCGCCTACTGGCAGTGGGACCCTAAAGAAACCTGGGCGCTGATCGTGTGGCTGAACTACGCCGCATGGCTGCACATGCGGCTGATGAAAGGCCTGCGGGGGCACCTGGCGGCCTATTGGGCGCTGGTGGGGCTGCTGGTGACCGGATTTGCGTTCCTGGGCGTCAATATGTTCCTGTCGGGGCTGCATTCGTACGGGGAGCTGTAA
- the lysA gene encoding diaminopimelate decarboxylase — protein sequence MTSPNSTRPGLAGHPHFHYQNGILHAEGVALDTLASQLGTPLYVYSRAALAQAWRSYSDAIGARPVLVCYGMKANSNLAVLKEFARLGAGFDIVSGGELKRVLAAGGDPAKVVFSGVGKQAWEMRAALEADVKCFNVESQAELQCLSDVAQSMGRRARVSLRVNPDVDAQTHPYISTGLKENKFGIAIESALDAYRTAASLPGLEIVGVDCHIGSQLTDISPYFDALEKLLDLIQRLDAAGIAIQHLDLGGGLGIRYTDEVPPSPKALLDQVFERLQARGLAHLHLVLEPGRSLVGNAGVLLTTVQYLKHAQARNFAIVDAAMNDLLRPALYDAYHGVQPVAPRDGAATEYDIVGPVCESADWLARQRKLALQAGDVLALESAGAYAMVMASNYNTRARAAEVMVDGSRHYIVRQRESLEDLLRGESTLP from the coding sequence ATGACTTCCCCGAATTCCACGCGGCCCGGCCTGGCCGGCCATCCGCATTTCCATTACCAGAACGGCATCCTGCATGCCGAGGGCGTTGCGCTCGACACCCTGGCCAGCCAGCTCGGCACGCCGCTGTACGTCTATTCGCGCGCGGCGCTGGCCCAGGCCTGGCGCTCGTACAGCGACGCCATCGGCGCCCGCCCGGTGCTGGTCTGCTACGGCATGAAAGCCAACTCGAACCTGGCCGTGCTGAAAGAATTCGCCCGCCTCGGCGCCGGCTTCGACATTGTTTCGGGCGGCGAGCTCAAGCGCGTGCTGGCCGCCGGCGGCGACCCGGCCAAGGTGGTGTTCTCGGGCGTGGGCAAGCAGGCCTGGGAAATGCGCGCCGCCCTGGAAGCCGACGTCAAATGCTTCAACGTCGAATCGCAGGCCGAACTGCAGTGCCTGTCCGACGTGGCGCAGTCCATGGGGCGGCGGGCGCGGGTATCGCTGCGCGTCAATCCCGATGTCGATGCGCAAACCCACCCATACATTTCCACGGGCCTGAAAGAAAACAAGTTCGGCATCGCCATCGAATCCGCGCTCGACGCCTATCGCACCGCCGCCTCGCTGCCGGGGCTCGAAATCGTCGGCGTCGACTGCCACATCGGCTCGCAGCTTACCGACATCAGCCCCTATTTCGATGCACTCGAAAAGCTGCTCGACCTGATCCAGCGGCTCGACGCCGCGGGCATCGCCATCCAGCACCTCGACCTGGGCGGAGGCCTGGGCATCCGCTATACCGACGAAGTGCCGCCGTCGCCCAAGGCGCTGCTCGACCAGGTATTCGAACGGCTGCAGGCGCGCGGCCTGGCGCACCTGCACCTGGTGCTGGAACCCGGCCGTTCGCTGGTGGGCAACGCCGGCGTGCTGCTGACCACGGTGCAATACCTGAAGCACGCGCAGGCGCGCAATTTCGCCATCGTCGACGCCGCCATGAACGACCTGCTGCGCCCGGCCCTGTACGACGCCTACCACGGCGTGCAGCCGGTGGCGCCGCGCGACGGCGCCGCCACCGAATACGACATCGTCGGCCCGGTGTGCGAAAGCGCCGACTGGCTGGCCCGCCAGCGCAAGCTGGCGCTGCAGGCAGGCGACGTGCTGGCCCTGGAATCGGCCGGCGCCTACGCCATGGTCATGGCCAGCAACTACAACACCCGGGCGCGCGCGGCCGAAGTCATGGTCGACGGCAGCCGCCACTACATCGTGCGCCAGCGCGAAAGCCTCGAGGACCTGCTGCGGGGGGAGTCGACGCTGCCCTGA
- a CDS encoding cytochrome c biogenesis protein ResB has protein sequence MNSTSPPSRPLRSLPSDLFELLGSMRFAVSLLMFICVASVLGTVLVQNRSSSTYIDQFGPFWFEVFDKFSIWHVYNSWWFLAIMGFLVVSTSLCLIRNTPKMLRDARSFREHVRASSLQAFPHRVEVRDASPVDEAAGGIKGLLTGLGYAVRERRDGDGVMLAAKKGSANRLGYICAHSAMVIICLGGLLDSELAVRLQVLLAGKKPIVENMLISQVPASGRLSVANPSFRASVLVPEGGQASTAVVMVGDGALVQPLPFTLKLKKFLIDYYSTGMPSRFASEVEVTDPDTGKTFESTIEVNEPLRYKGVTVYQSSFDDGGSSVSLRGYPLVGTSGATFDVEGTVGKSTEITARGADGGARSMAVDITALRPINVEDLTGGTPRGNTLTLGEHVAAVSGSAAGKKNENLRNVGPSVEYRLVDQAGQAHEFMNYMLPVQLDGAAVFLAGVRNNPAESFRYLRIPADADSSLAEFMQLRATLADPAARREAARRFAERNSSVQAERQSLQTAAERALDTFSKGGLQAIADFLQANTPPADLERAADVVIRLIGVSMAELRDVARERAGLPPLPDQGPEAERAAQWSRLAVAALSDLNVYPAPVFLTLSNFKHVQASVFQVSRTPGKTAVYIGCLLLVLGVFSMFYIRDRRVWVWIKPAADGAGSDVQAAMTSQKRTLDFHHEFERFKQALSRRNRP, from the coding sequence ATGAACTCGACCTCCCCGCCCTCTCGCCCCCTGCGCAGCCTGCCAAGCGACCTTTTCGAGTTGCTGGGCTCGATGCGGTTTGCCGTGAGCCTGCTGATGTTCATCTGCGTGGCCAGCGTGCTGGGCACGGTGCTGGTGCAGAATCGATCATCCAGCACCTATATCGACCAATTCGGCCCCTTCTGGTTCGAAGTGTTCGACAAGTTCTCGATCTGGCACGTTTACAACAGCTGGTGGTTCCTGGCGATCATGGGCTTCCTGGTGGTGTCGACCAGCCTGTGCCTGATCCGCAATACGCCCAAGATGCTGCGCGATGCCCGCTCGTTCCGCGAACATGTGCGGGCCAGCAGCCTGCAGGCCTTTCCGCACCGGGTCGAAGTCCGCGACGCGTCGCCGGTGGACGAGGCCGCGGGGGGCATCAAGGGGCTGCTGACCGGGCTGGGCTACGCGGTGCGCGAGCGCCGCGACGGCGATGGCGTGATGCTGGCGGCCAAGAAAGGCAGCGCCAACCGGCTGGGCTACATCTGTGCGCACTCGGCCATGGTGATCATCTGCCTGGGCGGCCTGCTCGACAGTGAACTGGCGGTGCGCCTGCAGGTTCTGCTGGCGGGCAAGAAGCCCATTGTCGAAAACATGCTGATCTCGCAGGTGCCGGCCAGCGGCCGGCTGTCGGTGGCCAACCCCAGCTTCCGCGCCAGCGTGCTGGTGCCCGAGGGCGGGCAGGCCAGCACGGCGGTGGTGATGGTGGGCGATGGCGCGCTGGTGCAGCCCCTGCCGTTCACCCTGAAACTGAAGAAATTCCTGATCGACTACTACTCCACCGGCATGCCCAGCCGGTTCGCCAGCGAAGTGGAAGTTACCGACCCCGACACGGGCAAGACGTTCGAATCCACCATCGAGGTCAACGAGCCGCTGCGCTACAAGGGCGTGACGGTGTATCAGTCCAGTTTCGATGACGGCGGCAGCAGTGTCAGCCTGAGGGGCTATCCGCTGGTGGGCACCAGCGGCGCCACTTTCGACGTCGAAGGCACCGTGGGCAAGTCCACCGAAATTACCGCGCGCGGCGCCGACGGCGGCGCCCGCAGCATGGCGGTCGACATCACGGCGCTGCGGCCCATCAATGTGGAAGACCTGACAGGCGGCACGCCGCGGGGCAACACCCTGACGCTGGGCGAGCATGTGGCCGCGGTGTCCGGCAGCGCGGCCGGCAAGAAGAACGAGAACCTGCGCAACGTGGGCCCCAGCGTCGAATACCGGCTGGTCGACCAGGCCGGTCAGGCCCATGAATTCATGAATTACATGCTGCCGGTGCAGCTGGATGGCGCCGCCGTGTTCCTGGCGGGCGTGCGCAACAACCCCGCCGAGAGCTTCCGGTATTTGCGCATTCCCGCCGACGCCGACAGTTCGCTGGCCGAATTCATGCAGCTGCGCGCCACCCTGGCCGATCCGGCCGCGCGCCGCGAAGCCGCGCGGCGCTTTGCCGAACGCAATAGCTCGGTGCAGGCCGAGCGCCAGTCGCTGCAGACCGCGGCCGAGCGCGCCCTGGACACTTTTTCCAAGGGCGGGCTGCAGGCCATCGCCGATTTCCTGCAGGCGAACACGCCGCCCGCCGACCTGGAGCGCGCGGCCGACGTTGTGATCCGCCTGATTGGCGTGTCCATGGCCGAATTGCGCGATGTCGCGCGCGAGCGCGCCGGGCTGCCGCCCCTGCCCGACCAGGGCCCCGAGGCCGAGCGCGCGGCGCAGTGGTCGCGCCTGGCGGTGGCGGCGCTGTCCGACTTGAATGTCTATCCAGCCCCGGTTTTCCTGACGCTGAGCAATTTCAAGCATGTGCAGGCCAGCGTGTTCCAGGTCAGCCGCACCCCCGGCAAGACCGCGGTGTATATCGGCTGCCTGCTGCTGGTGCTGGGCGTATTTTCGATGTTCTATATCCGCGACCGGCGCGTATGGGTATGGATCAAGCCGGCTGCCGATGGCGCGGGCAGCGATGTCCAGGCCGCGATGACTTCGCAGAAGCGTACACTGGACTTTCATCATGAGTTCGAGCGCTTCAAGCAGGCCTTGTCGCGCCGGAACAGGCCCTGA
- the hemB gene encoding porphobilinogen synthase → MSHQIISPAFPVSRPRRLRRDDFTRRLVREHTLTVNDFIYPVFVAEGSGLKQPVPSLPGVVRYSPDTLLAAAEECVALGIPVMALFPVIDPSLKTPDGAEAANPDGLIPRVVAALKQRFPQLGVLTDVALDPYTSHGQDGVIDEDGYVLNEPTVQILIRQALVQAGAGVDIVAPSDMMDGRIGAIRQALEADQHIHTRIMAYSAKYASAFYGPFRDAVGSASNLGKSNKMAYQMDPGNLDEALREVAADLQEGADMVMVKPGMPYLDVLRRVKDAFRVPTFAYQVSGEYAMIKAAAANGWLDHDKVMMEALLGFKRAGADGILTYFAVEAAKLLKQQ, encoded by the coding sequence ATGAGTCACCAAATCATTTCCCCCGCGTTTCCCGTATCGCGCCCGCGCCGGCTGCGCCGCGACGACTTCACCCGCCGCCTGGTGCGCGAGCACACCCTTACCGTCAACGACTTCATCTACCCGGTGTTCGTGGCCGAAGGCAGCGGCCTGAAGCAGCCGGTGCCTTCGTTGCCCGGGGTGGTGCGCTATTCGCCCGACACTCTGCTGGCGGCCGCCGAAGAATGCGTGGCGCTGGGCATTCCGGTGATGGCGCTGTTCCCGGTCATCGACCCGTCGCTCAAGACGCCCGACGGCGCCGAGGCCGCCAACCCCGACGGCCTGATCCCGCGCGTGGTCGCCGCCCTGAAACAGCGCTTTCCCCAGCTGGGCGTGCTGACCGACGTGGCGCTCGACCCGTACACCAGCCACGGCCAGGATGGCGTCATCGACGAAGACGGCTATGTGCTCAACGAGCCCACGGTGCAGATCCTGATCCGCCAGGCCCTGGTGCAGGCCGGCGCCGGCGTCGACATCGTGGCGCCCAGCGACATGATGGACGGCCGCATCGGCGCCATCCGCCAGGCGCTCGAGGCCGACCAGCACATCCATACCCGCATCATGGCCTACTCGGCCAAGTACGCCAGCGCGTTCTACGGCCCGTTCCGCGACGCCGTGGGTTCGGCCTCGAACCTGGGCAAGTCCAACAAAATGGCCTACCAGATGGATCCGGGCAACCTGGACGAAGCCCTGCGCGAAGTGGCGGCCGACCTGCAAGAAGGCGCCGACATGGTCATGGTCAAGCCCGGCATGCCCTACCTGGACGTGCTGCGGCGGGTCAAGGACGCATTCCGGGTGCCCACCTTTGCCTACCAGGTCAGCGGCGAATACGCCATGATCAAGGCCGCCGCCGCCAACGGCTGGCTGGACCACGACAAGGTCATGATGGAAGCGCTGCTGGGCTTCAAGCGCGCCGGCGCCGACGGCATCCTGACCTACTTCGCCGTCGAAGCGGCCAAACTGCTCAAGCAGCAGTAG
- the lptM gene encoding LPS translocon maturation chaperone LptM — MLSSTWSTNARNSVSVIIEPARITEFRVFHLARSRMVLRIVATLAATGLVAACGYKGPLYLPPQPGQSGPEYPDPPKIPSPVTLP; from the coding sequence ATGCTGTCCAGTACTTGGTCGACCAACGCAAGGAATTCGGTTTCAGTCATAATCGAACCTGCAAGAATTACGGAGTTTCGAGTGTTCCATTTGGCACGCAGCCGCATGGTCTTACGCATTGTAGCCACGCTTGCCGCGACCGGCCTGGTCGCCGCCTGCGGCTACAAGGGCCCGCTGTACCTGCCGCCGCAGCCCGGCCAGTCAGGGCCAGAGTACCCCGACCCGCCCAAAATCCCCTCCCCCGTCACGCTTCCATGA